GTTTTCTCCGCCTCTGTTGAAGAAAACCACTCCTTCCAAAGATTAACCTTAAATCCAAGATTCTCCAATTCAAGTTTAAATTTCAAAACCTCTTCTTCCGAAGATCCCGAAACTCCATCGGTTCTTGCAGGAAAACCAAGAACAATTTCAAATTCTCCTAGCATTTGCTTTAGGTTAGCAAGTTCACCACCTAAAGCTTCCTTTTTAACGATCTTAAATGGAATAGAAATTTTACCATCTGGATCACTAATAGCTATACCTATTCTTTTACTTCCCCAATCTAAACCTACATACCTCATAAATAGGCCTCAATATTAGCTAAGATTTCTTTTAATTTATTTAAATTCTTGCCACCGGCTTGAGCGTATCCTGGCTTACCACCGCCTCCCCCTCCAATTAAAACTCCTATGTTCCTAACAATTTTAGAGGCATCCCAACCGAGTTCCACTAAATCTGGTGTAACCATAACTATTAAAATAGTCCTATCCTCATTCCCACTACCTAGAACAATTACACAGCTTTTAAATCGAGACTTAATCTCATCTCCAAGAATCCTAAGCTCAGAGACTTCTAAATCGTCAACAAAAGAGGAAAATACATTAACACCCTTTATTAATTTAGGAGAAATATTATCGATATAGAGTCTTCCTAATTCTATTCTCTTTTCTTTCAGAACCTTACTAAGCTCCTCTAATTCTTTTTCAAGAGAAATCACTTTGGATTTTTGCTCTTTTTCAAGAGATTTGATATATTCGAAAGCAGCTTTTCCGCAAACAGCTTCTATCCTACGCAAATTAGCTCCTATACCTGTTTCAGAAATTATTTTAAAAATCCCTATTATACCTGTTCTGTCAAGATGGGTTCCTCCACAAAGCTCAAGACTATAATTCCCTATCTTTAAAACCCTGACCTTTTCTCCATATTTGCCTTCAAAAAGAGCCTTAGCACCCATTCTTTTAGCTTCCTCAAGGTCCAGCCTGAGAACTTCTACCTTAATGTCTTCCCATATCTTTTCATTAACTATTCTTTCCACTTTCTCTAGCTCTTCATCTGTAAGGGGAGAAAAGTGAGAAAAATCGAAACGAAGTTTATCTGGAGCAACTAAAGATCCTGATTGTTTCACATGAGGACCTAAGACATCATGTAAAGCTTGATGAAGAAGATGAGTTGCTGTATGATGTTTCGCAGTTTCCCTTCTTAAGAGAGCATCCACTTCCACATTAATAATATCTCCTTCCCTTATGCTCCCTTTGATCGGAAAGACCTTATGTACTATTAATCCTTCTATAGGAGAATAAGTATCCTCTATTTTCCCCTCAAAGTTTAAAGAGAAAATTCGTCCTTTATCCCCAACTTGTCCACCCTTTTCAGGATAACATGGGGTTCTATCTAATATAATTTCAAAAAACTCTTTCGATTCAATTACTCTTAAGACTTTTGCTTGGGATTCAAGCTTATCATATCCAAGGAAAAAGGTTTCTCCAATTTCATCTTTAAACCCTCTATATACTTCTTCAGCCATCTTTTTCTTAATACTGCGTCTTGCTCTCTCCTTTTGCTCTTCCATAGCCTTCAGGAACCCTTCTTCATCTACATCAAGTTCATATTCACGAGCCATTTCTTTTGTGAGCTCATAAGGGAAGCCGTAAGTGTCATAAAGCTTAAAAACATCTTCACCTGCTAATATACCAGTATTATTAGACTTAGCTTTTGAGACCATCTCTTCAAACAAGCTAAGCCCATAAGATAGCGTGTTTCTAAATCTTTCCTCTTCTAACAAAATAACTTCTGAGACCAAGCGATGGTTTTCAGTTATTTCTGGATAATCCTTACCCATCATTTCTACAACTTTAGAAACAAGTTCGTGAAGAAAAGGTTTTTCAAAGCCAAGTTTCAAACCACTTACAACAGCTCTGCGTAGTATTCTTCTTAACACATAACCTCTTCCTTCATTAGAAGGCATTATTCCATCAGATATCATAAAGGTAAGTGCCCTAATATGATCGGCTATGATTTTCATGGCTCTATCAGTTTCGATACTATCTCCATATTTAATTCCACATAGGCTTTCTGTCCTCTTTATGATAGGAAAAAGAAGATCTGTTTCAAAATCATTTTTAACACCCTGCATTACAGAAGCAAGCCTTTCTAATCCCATACCTGTATCTATATTTTTTTTAGGTAATGGTTCTAAAGTACCATCTTCCCTCCTGTTATACTGCATAAAGACAAGATTCCAGAGCTCAAGATATCTATCACAATTACACCCAACACCGCAAGTATCTTTACCACAACCAAATTCTTCTCCCTGATCTATTATGATTTCAGAACACGGTCCACACGGCCCCACAGGCCCAACTTTCCAAAAGTTATCTTCCTCTCCCATTCTTATTATTCTTTCTTCTGAAAGACCTACATGCCTATGCCAGATGTCGAAGGCTTCTTCGTCATCTTTATAAATAGTAACCCAAAGTCTTTCTTTAGGTAATTCCAAAACCTCTGTGACGAATTTCCATGCCCAATCTATAGCTTCTTTTTTAAAATAATCTCCAAAAGAGAAATTCCCCAACATTTCAAAAAAAGTGTGATGTCTTGCTGTATATCCTACATTCTCTATATCGTTTGTCCTAACACACTTCTGACATGTAACAGCTCTATTAACAGGAGGAGCCTTTTCTCCAAGAAAGTAAGGCTTAAAGGGAACCATCCCAGCTATTGTAAGGAGTATTGTTGGATCATCAGGAATTAAAGAAAAACTAGGATAAACTTTATGCCCCCGTTCTTCAAAAAAACTAAGAAATATCTTTCTTAGTTCTTGCCCACTATACTTCTTATTTCTCAAAAAATTCTCCCTCCCTTAACAACTTCATAAAGTTTTCCTTCAAATGGAGGTTTTATAATTCCTTTTTCAGTTATTATAGCGCTTATGAGATTTGCTGGTGTGATATCAAAAGCAGGATTATAAGCTTTGATCTCAACAGGAGCAATTTTAACGCCATTTATTTCTTTAACTTCCCTTGGATCTCTTTCTTCTATAGGAATATACTTTCCACAACAAACCTTCATATCTATTGTGGAAGTAGGAGCAGCAACGTAAAAAGGAATACCATGAAATTTTGCTAAAACTGCTAAGGAATATGTACCTATTTTATTAGCTACATCCCCATTAGAAGCTATTCTATCAGCTCCAACTATGATTAAGTCTATCTCTTCTCTAGACATAAGGTATCCAGCCATATTGTCAGTTATAAGAGTCACATCTATACCATCCATCATTAGTTCCCAAGTAGTCAGTCTAGCTCCTTGAAGAACTGGTCTTGTTTCGCTAACAAAGACTTTAACCTTTTTCCCTTGACGATAGGCCATTCTTATAACTCCAAGCGCTGTTCCTAATCCCCCTGTAGCAAGAGCACCGGCATTACAATGTGTTAAAATTCTCGCACTGTCTGGTACAAGCGTAGCTCCATGATTTCCCATAATTTCATTAGCTTTTACATCTTCGTCGTGAATGGCTTTTGCTTCTTCAAGAATTTCCTCCCAGGAAGAAGCTTGTAACGCTTTTCTCTTAATTCTTTCAAGAGCCCAGAAAAGATTGACAGCAGTTGGTCGAGTTTCAGAAAGAACTCTCACTATGTTATCCAAATCTTTGAGGGAATGCTTTTTCAACCCTAAAGCAACACCATAAGCTGCAGCTATACCTATTGCAGGAGCTCCTCTTACTACCATCTCTTTTATAGCTTTAGCAACATCTTCATAATCCTCACACTTTATATATTCTATTACATGAGGAAGCAACTTTTGATTAAGTATATATAAGGAATTATTCTCCCACTTTAAAGCAGGTGGAACCAAAGTTTTTACACCTCCTTTAGTGCGTCAACCACATGAAATGTTAAAAGCCTCCTATTACCAGAAAGAAGCCAATCCACATTAATTTCGCAAGAAATTTCCTTTTTAAATTTACCTTGTTCTAAATCTCTTTTTGAGCTATCAACAAGATAAATAGACGGATTAGCCTTTACCCTTAAAATATATTTACCTTCTAAGAAGATAACTTCATCTATTTCCTTTATAGACAATAATTCTTTCCTTAAAGCTTCCTTAGCTTCCTTCGGCAAAGAAGGACTTACATTAACAAGTGCTATGTTTTTACTTAAAGGTCCTATTATTTTAACATTAGCAAAATCAAATTGGATATTCCTATCTCTTAAAAAGCTTAGAAGGAGATCATTGGTTAAGCAAACTGCTACTCCGTGGTAATTTGGAACAACAAGAGGCTTCCATAAGTGTTTCACTTTACACCCTTCTCTTAAAACTCCTTCTCCTATTCTATAATACCTTACACCAAGCTCTTCTGCAAAGCCTTTTATTTCAGATTTGCTTAAGTTCAAAAGCGGTGCGTATATATCCTTAAAGCGTTTAACTCCTATTCTACTCCAGCTATCTGTCAGATTCGCTCCAGTAACTATTATACTGCCAGGAAACCTTTCTCTTATTATAGCGAGCTTTGTCCTAACACACCGATTGCAAGCTTGTCCTCTTTTATGAACACTTTCGAAGATCTCTTTAGCATTTATAAAAAAATGTTTAACTCCTGTATCATCTGCCACCATTTTTGCAGATACTTTTGAAATATCATAAGTATAGATGCCGTAATCTAAAGTAACAGCCTTTATCTTATCTTTAGGAAGAGCTTTTGAAACTAAATGGAGAGCTAATGAACTGTCCATCCCTCCAGAAAGAGCAACAACAACTTCACATCCATTTAAGGTTTCCTTTACCTCATGAATTAACCTCTCTACGCTCAAGCGGCTCTAACAATCCTCCCTTCCTCAAAGCATTGAGTATACAACTCTTAACATTAGGATTTAGTTTTTCAAGCTCTTCGAGAACCTTTTTCATTTTAACTCTATAGTTTAAGTTAGCATAAGGACACCCACTTTCAACTAAGGGGAGTTTCATTTCTTTGTGGTACAAAGCTATTACATCCTCTCTTATATAAGAAAGAGGCCTTATTATAATGAACTTTCCGCATTCAGATCTGACCCACGGTCTACTGGTTTCAAGAGAACCTGCAAAAAATAAGCTTAACATAAAAGCTGTAACAAGGTCATCAAGATGGTGCCCCAAAGCTATCTTATTACAACCTGCTTTTTCAGCAAGTTCATATAGGATCTTCCTGCGCATAGAACTACACAAAGAGCAAGGATCTTTTTCCTTTTTAATTTCAAGAATTTTTGCTATCTCCGTTTCTACATAGAAAAAAGGTATCTCCCTTTCTTTACAAAATTTTTCTATTAGTTCTGGATTAAACCCCTCCCAACCTATGTTCACTGTAAGACAACAAAGTTCAAATTTTATCGGAGCAAATTTAAGAAGTTTCCAAAGAAGATCTAAAAGAACAAAGCTATCTTTTCCGCCAGAAACAGCAACTCCCACTCTTTCACCATCAAGAATCATTTTATAATCATCCATAGCTTGTCCTAACGGTCTCCAAAGATCATACCTATATCTTAGTCTACCTAAGCATTCTTTTTTATATCTGTTCATTCTAAACCCTCTTCACGAACTATTTTAGCCAAAACTCCATTTATAAACTTACCTGATTCTTCGGTTCCATATTTTTTAGCAAGCTCTACAGCTTCATTTATAGCAACAGAAAGTGGAACATCCTCCCTTCGTCTAAGAATTTCATAAATGGCTATCCTCAATATGTTTCTATCAACGGAAGCCATCCTATCTATTTTCCATCCAACAGTATGCTTTTCTATAAGCTGATCTATCTCCGCTTTCAAATCAAGGACTCCTTTAACTATCTCTTCTGTAAAAGTTTTTACCTCTGGAAGCTCCAAATCTAAAGGAAGTCCTTTTAGCGCCTTATCATAGGTTAAATTAGACCTAAAGTCGAACTGAAAGAGTATTTGTAGGGCCAATTCTCTCCCTCTTCTTCTTTTCAATGTTCTTTTTTATACCTCCCCTTCTCTTTCCTCCTCTTTCTTACCAAGGTGAATACCCTGAACAGTAACATTCACTTCCCTAACCTTATAACCTGTCATTTCCTCAATGGTATTTTTGATTTTTTCCTGAACTTCTAAAACTAGATTAGGTATTCTCATACCATATTCAACAGTTAATGATAAATCAACACTCACCTCTCCTTCTTCCACTTCCACTTTAACGCCACGTGGCGCTGGTCTTTTGCCAAACTTCTCAGCAAGCTCTTCTATAAAGCTACCACCCGTAGCCGGTTTTATCCCTCTTACTTCTGCTAATGCCATAGCAACGATAGTAGCTATAACATCCTCATTTATCTTAATCTCTCCTCTGATCTCATGGGGTTTGTTTTCCATTTCCACTTTCTTCACCCTCTCTAAAAATTACCACCTTACCGCAAACAGGACATCTTACTTCTTCTTCGGAGTAAAGCTCCTCTGCAGGAACAAAAAACATCTCTCCACAATTAGAACACTCTAACTCCTCAAATTCCTCCTCTAAAGTTTCTTCTTTTCCTAAAACTTCCCTCTCTAAATTTGCTAAATCATCATCAATAGATTCCACATACTCCTCAAGATCAAGTTGGTTTTTCTCAAGTTCCTCAACTGTGAAAGCCATCTCATCCAAGGCATCTACTATCAATTCTATAACTTCTGCAAAATTTTTCTCATTTACTCCTCCTCCTTTAATAAAACCCTTAATATAAGCTACCTTTTCTTTTAAAGACATAAAACTCCCTCCTTTGATATTGGCGTTAAAATTTCTACTGCTCCTTTTCTAATCACTATAGTATCTTCTATACGGATCCCAAACTCACCTCTCAAGTATACACCAGGTTCTATAGTTATTACCATTCCTTCCTCTAAAACTTCTTCACTATTTAATGAAAGTTTCGGCATTTCATGAATCTCAAGCCCAACCCCATGCCCCAAAGAATGTTTGAAAAACTCCTTCCAGCTTCCAAGTAGTTTCAGAGAAAGCTCATATAATTTCTTAGCCTCCATGCCAACTTTAATACTTCTAAGAACCTCTTCCTGAACTTCTTTAACAAGTTTATAGATTTCCATAAGTTTAGTAGGGACTTTTCCTAACAAAAGCGTCCTTGTTACATCTACATTATAGCCATCGTATGTAACACCGTAGTCGCAAATAATACAATCTCCCACATTTAAGGTTTTTAGTGAAGGACGAGAATGAGGCTTAGCGGCATTTTCATTAGCAGCTATGATAAATGGAAAAGCTCTATCTTCACCACCTATACTTTTAAGGAAAGCTTCTAGTTGAATCTCTATCTCTCTTTCTGAAATACCTGGTTTTAACTTCTCCAATAGCCATTCATATCCTCTTGAAACTATTTCTCCAGCCTTGCGAATTTTTTCTATCTCCTCATCACTTTTAATTTTTCTTAATTCTTCTATTCCGCTTGGAATAGGACAAACCCCGAAACTTGAACTAATTTTTTCAAAGAATTCATAACTAACAAATCTTGACTCGATTGCAACTTTTTTGACAGCCCTTTTCTTAAGCCTATCTATAACGAAATCTAAAAGGGAAAAGCTGTTAGGGACTTCATAAACTTTACAATCTCTTATAGATTCTTTTTCTGCATCTTCTAAACATCTAAAGTCTGTAAAAAGTTCTATAGAATCCTCCATCAATAGTACTAAAGCTGCTTCTCCTCTATAACCAGTTAGATACCTTATATTTACCGGTTTAGATATAATATATGCCTCGCAACCTTTTAAGGCAGCTATATTAAAAGCCTTTTGCCATCTCTTCACCTTGAGAGTCCCCCAATAAGCTGAAATAATGGCATAAATACAGAAATAGCTATAAAACCAACAACTAAACCAATAAAAACTACGAGAACCGGTTCTATCAAAGAGGATATTCCCTTTATATCGTTGTCTATTTCCTCATCATAGAAGTCAGCTACTTTATGGAGCATTTCGTCGAGGTTACCTGTTTCCTCCCCCACTGCCATCATATGAGTTAGCATTGGAGGGAAAATACCAGTTACTAATATAGATTCGGCCAAGCTCTGTCCCTCTTGGACTCTATCTTTAGCTGAAGCCACAGCTTTACTTATAACTTTATTTCCAACAACCTTAGAAACCATTTCAATAGAATCAAGCACTGGAACCGCTGCTGCACTTAAAACAGCTAGGGTTCTTGAAAACCTAACCATTGCAACTTTGTAAGTTAATTTACCAATTATGGGTAACTTAAGTTTAATATTATCAATAAAAAAAGAGGTTTTTTCATGTCTCTTAAGAAGTTTTACCAATATCCACAAAAAAAGCGGAATAAGTAAAAGCTTATAGTAATTGAACTCTAACCAATGAGTAAAAGACATAAGAATTCTAGTAGGAGCAGGAAGTGGAACACCAATGCTTTCGAGTATAGATACAAACCTAGGTACTATAAAAGTTACAAGCATAAAGATTATGATTATAGCTAATGACAGAACAAAAACAGGATATCGCATTGCAGTTTTAATACGCATGGTTAAAGCACTTTCTCTTTCCAAGTGAGAAGCTAATCTTTCTAAAACTTCATCTAGCACACCACCCGCTTCTCCAGCTTTAATTAAATTAACATAAAGTTCATCAAAAAGCTCTTCGTGTTTAGACATCGCTTCAGCAAGAAAGCTGCCTTCTTCCACATCTCTTTTTATGAACCGCAAAGCCATTCTTAGATTTCGATTAGCTGTTTGTTGAGATAATATATCCAACGCTGCTACCACGGTCATGCCAGCTTTTATCATCGTTGAAAGTTGTCTACTTAAGATAGCAATGTCTCTTATAGATACACGCCTTGAAACAAAAGTCTTTCTCTTCGTAACATCAGAAGAAGCCCTCTTTTCTTCTTTTATATATATTGGAAATAAACCTTCTTCCCTTAACTTATAATAAAGAGTTTTTTCATCTTCTGTTTCTCTTCTTCCCTCAACTATTTCTCCTTTAAAACTTTTAGCTCTATAAAAATAAAGAGGCACTTTTAATCACCTTTATATGCTTATTAATTTTTCAAGGATATCTGGATTATGAGCAAATTCCATAGCTATCTCTTTTTCTATTAAACCGCTTTTATAGAGCTTTGCTATAGCTTGATCCATAGTTTGCATTCCAAACTTAGCTCCTGTTTGAATAACAGAATATATCTGAGCAATTTTCCCTTCTCTTATTAGATTTCTTACAGCTGGAGTTGCTATCATAACTTCGGCAGCTACTATCCGACCTCCTCCTTTTTTAGGAAGAAGTTGTTGTGAGATGATTCCTTGAATGACATTAGCAAGTTGCACTCTTACCTGATTCTGCTGATGAGCCGGAAAAACATCTATTATCCTATCTATAGTTTGAGGAGTATCAGGAGTATGAAGAGTAGTCATAACAAGATGACCCGTTTCCGCAGCTGTTATAGCTATGGAAATCGTCTCAAGATCTCTCATTTCGCCAATTAGTATAACATCAGGATCTTGTCTCAAAGCATGTCTAAGAGCAGAAGCAAAACTTTGACTATCTACTCCTACCTCTCTTTGAACTATAAGGCTTTTTTTGTGCTTATGAACATATTCTATAGGGTCTTCTATGGTTATTATTTTACGAGAAGTATTCTCGTTTATATAATCTATCATAGCAGCTAAAGTGGTGTTTTTCCCACTACCAGTAGGACCGGTCACGAGTACTAATCCCCTAAGCTTCATAGCTAAATCTTTAAGTATTAGAGGAAGCTTTAACTCTTCTATGGTTCTTATTCTATTAGGAATCAACCTTATAGATGCGCCTGGTGCTCCTCTATGGTAAAATAAGTTTACACGGTAACGAGCCTTATCCTTTATTTCATAAGCAAAATCAAGTTCTTTGTTTTCTTCAAATAGTTTCCTTTTAAAAGGATCTAATATTTCAGTTATAAGTCTTTCGATTTCCTCTGAGGAAAGCTTATTCCATTCCCTAACCGGCTGAAGTCTACCATGTATTCTATAAACAGGCTCTATACCTAAAGCTAGATGCAGATCAGAAGCATCAAGTTCTATCATCTTCAACATGAGATCTACAAGACTACTCATCAGGACGTCACCCTCAAAACTTCCTCAGGAGTAGTGATACCAGCCTTTACCTTTCTTATACCATCTTCTCTAATAGTTATCATTCCCTCCTTAATAGCCTGAATCCTTATCTTAGAAGCAGGAGCTCTTTCTATAGTCAAACGTTGAGTTTCTTCGCTTACTAACATTATTTCAAATATTCCAGTTCTACCTTTATAACCGGTATTTCCACATTCTTCGCATCCCTTACCTAAATAATAGGATACCAAAGATTCAAACTTCTCAGCTATTATAATATTTTTTTCTCCAACTGCATGAATCTCTTTGCAGCTAGGGCATATTTTTCTAACAAGACGTTGAGCTATAACACCAATTAAGGAAGAAGCAACAAGGTATGGCTCAATTCCCATATCTACAAGTCTTGTAATGCTACTTGGAGCATCATTAGTATGGAGTGTAGAAAGAACAAGATGACCAGTCAATGCAGATCTTATAGCTATCTCTGCTGTTTCTTTATCCCTTATCTCTCCTATCATTATTACATCTGGGTCTTGCCTCAAAACATGCCTAAGTATATTGGAAAAAGTCAATCCTATCTTTTCATTAACTTGAACCTGATTTATACCCTCAAGCTGATACTCTACGGGTTCTTCTACAGTAATGATGTTCTTTTCCACAGTGTTCAGTTCCTTTAGCATAGAATACAATGTAGTAGTCTTACCACTCCCTGTAGGACCAGTTACAAGTATCATTCCATAAGGTTTAGAAAGCAAACTTTTCACCTTTTCAAGCGCATCTTCCCAAAAACCCAGTTTTTCCAAACCAATTAAAACATCATCTCGATTAAGGATTCTCATTACTATCTTTTCACCAAAAATGGTGGGAAGGCTTGAAACCCTTAAATCTATATCTCTTCCATTATTTGATATGAGCACCCTACCGTCTTGAGGTAACCTTTTTTCAGCTATATTCATGCCAGCCATAACTTTTATTCTAGTAGTTATTAAAGGATGAATACCTTTATGAAGGACCATGACTTTCCGCAAAACACCATCAATTCTAAACCTAATAACTATATTATCTTCTTGAGGTTCTATATGAATATCACTTGCTCTTTCAAGCAAAGCTTGGGATATAATTCCATTAACTACCTGAATTATAGGAGCAAGCTCATCTTCAGTAACTGTTATATCTGTAGAGGGTTCTTCTTTAGTTTCTATTTTTTCACGTATCAAAGCATCAACTTTACCCTTCATTCCGTAAAGCTCTTCTATAAGCTGTTTAATCTCACTCCCTGATGCTACAGCTACTTCTATATCATATCCAGTTAAAAGGGATAACTCATCTTTAGCTACTACATTCAAAGGATCAGACATAGCGACAAAGAGTTTATTGTTTTTTATCTCAATAGGGATTAAAACATGTCTTCTTGCAAAGCTTTCAGGAACTAAACTCAAAACTTTAGGGTCTATCTTCTCTTTCCTAATGGAAACAAATGGTATATTAAGTTGCTTAGCAATAACAGAAGCAATTTCCTTTTCAGTTAAAATACCCTGCTTCGCTAAAACAACACCAAGCCTCTCTCCTGTCTTTTTCTGCTCTTCAAGAGCTTTATCTAATTGAGAACGCGTTATAGCTCCTGCTTCTAAAAGCAACTCTCCTAGTCTTTTTCTTTCCTTCAAGGATAAACACCTAATCCTTTAATATTCTCGGGGTTACAATAAGAACAACTTCCTCTCTTGTGCGAGAATGTGTTTCGCTTCTGAAGAACATACCTATAAATGGTATATCCCCAAGCAAGGGAACTTTAAAGAGATTCTTTATATCCTCTTCTGTTATTAAACCTCCAATTATGATAGGCTGTCCATCTTTGACCCTCAGTTTTGTCGTAACTTTCCTATGTCCGATTTCTGGGATTCTTTGACCAGCATATTCTACCCACCTTGTTATTATACTCACATCTATATCTATATCAAGGGTTATTTTATCATCTTCACCAATGTAAGGCGTAATAATAAGCTGTGGTCCATAAGTTATTGTTTCCCACTTTTGAGTTATCGTTCTCTCTCCATTCTGTATCTCCTCCACTCTGCTATAGTATTTATAATCTCTCGTTAAGTTAATTACTGCCTTTAAACCACTTAAAGTGGCCACACTTGGGCTTGCTAAAACCTTCGCCTTACCAGAAGAAATCCAGGCATTTATAGTAGCATCAAAAGCAGCAGACGCTGCCATATCGCTACTGTAGCTTATAGTTATCTGAGAAGAAGGATCCACACTTATGTTATAAAACTTTCCTTTAGAAATATTAGACAGAACAACGCCAAGGCTTTTACCGCTTTCTAGGGAAACTCCCACAAGTTTTGCCTCAACCATTACCTGAGGGACTTCCCTGTCTAATAGCTTAATCGTATCCTCAACCTTTTTAATGTCTGCTTGGGATCCTTGAACTATAAGTGCGTTCATTCTTGAGTCAATTACAATATTTTCTACACCAGTTATAGAAGAAACAGTTTTTGCTATATCTGAAGCTATAGCGTTCGAGAGTAAAAAAACTTTTGTATCTTTTTTATCAAATAATTCTCGAAGTCTCTCTTCTTTTGCAACAATAAGCGTATTACCAAGATTTCTATAACTTAATCCTGAGATTTTAAGCACCCAATCGAAAGCTTGCGCAAAAGGAATATCTTTAAAGCTAACCGTAATTTTTCCTGATACTTCCTGATCAAGAATTATATTTATTTCCACAGCTTTAGCAAGCGCTCTAAAAATATCTCTTATATCTGCATCTCTAAACTCTAAACTTACCTTCCTTGAAGCCCATCCTTCGGTTGAATAAGATTCAGTTTTCCTTTCTTTAGGTACAACTTCTTCTTTAGCTTTCGGGAAAAAGTTAATTACAAGTTCCCTTCCTGAAAAGAAGTTTTCAAGTTTGTAGTTAACTTTCTCAGCTTCAAGACTGACTATTAGCCTAGCTATATGAGGAGTAAATTGCTCTAGGCTAAAACCTGAGACACCAAAAGCATTTAAAGTCTGACTAAAGCTAGCATCTCTAAAGACAAAACCTTGAAAATCTAA
This portion of the Synergistota bacterium genome encodes:
- the ruvX gene encoding Holliday junction resolvase RuvX, which produces MRYVGLDWGSKRIGIAISDPDGKISIPFKIVKKEALGGELANLKQMLGEFEIVLGFPARTDGVSGSSEEEVLKFKLELENLGFKVNLWKEWFSSTEAEKTMKFHKIKLRKKKNLVDKIAASLVLEAFLRSTRNK
- the alaS gene encoding alanine--tRNA ligase, producing MRNKKYSGQELRKIFLSFFEERGHKVYPSFSLIPDDPTILLTIAGMVPFKPYFLGEKAPPVNRAVTCQKCVRTNDIENVGYTARHHTFFEMLGNFSFGDYFKKEAIDWAWKFVTEVLELPKERLWVTIYKDDEEAFDIWHRHVGLSEERIIRMGEEDNFWKVGPVGPCGPCSEIIIDQGEEFGCGKDTCGVGCNCDRYLELWNLVFMQYNRREDGTLEPLPKKNIDTGMGLERLASVMQGVKNDFETDLLFPIIKRTESLCGIKYGDSIETDRAMKIIADHIRALTFMISDGIMPSNEGRGYVLRRILRRAVVSGLKLGFEKPFLHELVSKVVEMMGKDYPEITENHRLVSEVILLEEERFRNTLSYGLSLFEEMVSKAKSNNTGILAGEDVFKLYDTYGFPYELTKEMAREYELDVDEEGFLKAMEEQKERARRSIKKKMAEEVYRGFKDEIGETFFLGYDKLESQAKVLRVIESKEFFEIILDRTPCYPEKGGQVGDKGRIFSLNFEGKIEDTYSPIEGLIVHKVFPIKGSIREGDIINVEVDALLRRETAKHHTATHLLHQALHDVLGPHVKQSGSLVAPDKLRFDFSHFSPLTDEELEKVERIVNEKIWEDIKVEVLRLDLEEAKRMGAKALFEGKYGEKVRVLKIGNYSLELCGGTHLDRTGIIGIFKIISETGIGANLRRIEAVCGKAAFEYIKSLEKEQKSKVISLEKELEELSKVLKEKRIELGRLYIDNISPKLIKGVNVFSSFVDDLEVSELRILGDEIKSRFKSCVIVLGSGNEDRTILIVMVTPDLVELGWDASKIVRNIGVLIGGGGGGKPGYAQAGGKNLNKLKEILANIEAYL
- the mtnA gene encoding S-methyl-5-thioribose-1-phosphate isomerase, yielding MVPPALKWENNSLYILNQKLLPHVIEYIKCEDYEDVAKAIKEMVVRGAPAIGIAAAYGVALGLKKHSLKDLDNIVRVLSETRPTAVNLFWALERIKRKALQASSWEEILEEAKAIHDEDVKANEIMGNHGATLVPDSARILTHCNAGALATGGLGTALGVIRMAYRQGKKVKVFVSETRPVLQGARLTTWELMMDGIDVTLITDNMAGYLMSREEIDLIIVGADRIASNGDVANKIGTYSLAVLAKFHGIPFYVAAPTSTIDMKVCCGKYIPIEERDPREVKEINGVKIAPVEIKAYNPAFDITPANLISAIITEKGIIKPPFEGKLYEVVKGGRIF
- a CDS encoding 7-cyano-7-deazaguanine synthase, translating into MSVERLIHEVKETLNGCEVVVALSGGMDSSLALHLVSKALPKDKIKAVTLDYGIYTYDISKVSAKMVADDTGVKHFFINAKEIFESVHKRGQACNRCVRTKLAIIRERFPGSIIVTGANLTDSWSRIGVKRFKDIYAPLLNLSKSEIKGFAEELGVRYYRIGEGVLREGCKVKHLWKPLVVPNYHGVAVCLTNDLLLSFLRDRNIQFDFANVKIIGPLSKNIALVNVSPSLPKEAKEALRKELLSIKEIDEVIFLEGKYILRVKANPSIYLVDSSKRDLEQGKFKKEISCEINVDWLLSGNRRLLTFHVVDALKEV
- a CDS encoding tRNA 2-thiocytidine(32) synthetase TtcA produces the protein MNRYKKECLGRLRYRYDLWRPLGQAMDDYKMILDGERVGVAVSGGKDSFVLLDLLWKLLKFAPIKFELCCLTVNIGWEGFNPELIEKFCKEREIPFFYVETEIAKILEIKKEKDPCSLCSSMRRKILYELAEKAGCNKIALGHHLDDLVTAFMLSLFFAGSLETSRPWVRSECGKFIIIRPLSYIREDVIALYHKEMKLPLVESGCPYANLNYRVKMKKVLEELEKLNPNVKSCILNALRKGGLLEPLERREVNS
- the nusB gene encoding transcription antitermination factor NusB, with translation MKRRRGRELALQILFQFDFRSNLTYDKALKGLPLDLELPEVKTFTEEIVKGVLDLKAEIDQLIEKHTVGWKIDRMASVDRNILRIAIYEILRRREDVPLSVAINEAVELAKKYGTEESGKFINGVLAKIVREEGLE
- a CDS encoding Asp23/Gls24 family envelope stress response protein; its protein translation is MKKVEMENKPHEIRGEIKINEDVIATIVAMALAEVRGIKPATGGSFIEELAEKFGKRPAPRGVKVEVEEGEVSVDLSLTVEYGMRIPNLVLEVQEKIKNTIEEMTGYKVREVNVTVQGIHLGKKEEEREGEV
- a CDS encoding AraC family transcriptional regulator codes for the protein MSLKEKVAYIKGFIKGGGVNEKNFAEVIELIVDALDEMAFTVEELEKNQLDLEEYVESIDDDLANLEREVLGKEETLEEEFEELECSNCGEMFFVPAEELYSEEEVRCPVCGKVVIFREGEESGNGKQTP